ATTTTTTCAAGGTTGAGAGATTCTTTAAGAACAAGGATCCCGCCTGCTTGTATCTCAATAATATCATAAGATTTCAAAAACTTTATGGCATCTTTTTTTTCTTCTACATCTAAGAAATCAATGTCGGTTATTTTTATCGACTGTCTTTCTTTTATGCAATCTATTACTTTTTTCTCGGGAGTTCCTTCCAAATATTTTTTGCCTAATTCGGTTAAATGTACGGTAGTTTTAACCTGAGGAGTGACTTCTATTATCTGTTTAAGTTGCAGCCAATTTGCCGGCCCCTGGTTTTCCGATGTAATGCACGTTTCTTCGTCAACGCTTTTTATATTCTCCTTCAAAAGTTTGATTTCCAGAGGATGCAATTCGTTTGATATATCTTCTATCATAAAAGTCACAAACACAAATCTTCCACCAAAAAGATTGAAGGACAAGAAAGATTTGCGCTACATTTATAATTCAACTAAATATTTTTCAAAATCAGCCACTATATAATTTTTGCCTTTTTTAACAACTTTATGACCTTCTTTTTCTAAGAGTTTTTTCTGTCCTTCAACTCCACCGGGATATTTCTCGTTTATAACTCCACCTGATTTTAGCGTTCTCCAGTAAGGAGTTATATTTTTCTTTCCTTCAATCATTTCTTCTTCTGCCGCTCCGGCGGATATCCGCGCAAAAATTCCGGTGCATATCGGACAACCGATGGAAGAATTGTGTTTTCTGGCAAGCGCGTCACGAATGTCATTTATAGTAATAAGTTTACCCAAGGGGACTTTTTTCATAATTTCATCTACTTCTTTAGGGGCAGGGATAACAACTGTGCCCGTCCCCCACTTTTTGCTCATACTTTCATTGATTTCTACTACTTTGGGAAGGTCTTTGTTATCCTGTAATTTTTCCTTGAAAGATTCTTTCATTTTTGCCACCATCATTTTTATGTTAGAGGATAATAAATAAAAGTCAATTTTTTTATATTACATCATTATTATAAAGTTATCTAGGAATTTTTCTACGTTAATTATCAAAAACCTATTTTACTATTAAAAAATTATTTTTAATTTTTTCTTGACCTATTTATTTATATACTCTAATTTATACCGTCAAATTAAAAATGGAGGTAGAGAAATGAAAAGATTAGTAACTTCCGAATCCGTTACCGAAGGGCATCCCGATAAAATCTGCGACCAGATTTCGGATGCCGTGTTAGATGAAGTAATTCGCCAGGACAAATACGGCAGGGTAGCGTGCGAAACGTTTATATCCGTGGGATTCGCAATAGTTGGCGGAGAAATTACAACAACCGGATACGTAGATTTGCCGGTATTGGTAAGAAAAGTACTTAAAAATATTGGATATACCGAAAAATGGGGATTTGATTACGAAACCTGCGCAGTTCTTAATGCAATCGGGAGACAATCTCCGGATATAGCCCAGGGCGTAAACACAGGTGGCGCTGGCGACCAGGGCTTAATGATAGGTTACGCTTGCGATGACACGAAAGAACTTATGCCTTTGCCCATTATGCTTGCGCATAAAATAACCAAAGAATTGGCAAATGCAAGAAAGTCGGGGAAACTTGATTATCTCGGGCCTGACGGCAAATCACAGGTTACGGTTGAATACGATAACGATAAACCCGTAAGAGTTGATACTATCATACTTGCATCCCAACACAGTGAAGACGTTCTTGATAAAACAGGAAAAAGAATGTCAAAAAAAGCCGTAGACGAATTAATTGAGAAAGTAATCAAAAAAGCAATAGACAAAAAATGGCTGGATAACAAAACGAAATATTTTGTCAATGCAACCGGCAAATTCGTAATCGGAGGACCCCAATCAGACACAGGAGTAACCGGCAGAAAAATTATCGTTGACACTTACGGCGGAGTTGCTCCTCACGGCGGTGGCGCTTTTTCAGGAAAAGACCCAACGAAAGTTGACCGTTCGGCAACTTATATGGCAAGATATATTGCAAAAAACATTGTAAAAGCAGGATTAGCAAAAAGATGCCAGGTCAATTTCGCTTACGTAATCGGAGAATCCCAGCCGGTATCATTTGAAATAGATACTTTCGGAACGGGAAAAGTTAAAGACAGTATTCTTTCCGAAACAATGAGAAAGGTCTTTGACCTCAGCCCAAAAGGCATCATCACAAAGCTAAATCTTCTGAGACCAATATATCAAAAAACAGCTTCCTACGGACATTTCGGACGAGAAGAGCCTGAATTCACATGGGAAAAAACCGACTCCGTGGATAAAATAAAATCTGCGATTCGTTAAGGATAGTTGGGCTTTAAGAACATTGTTTTTATAAAGTAACATCTAAGTGTTTCTATTTACCTAATTTGCAAACACCCGACCGTTTTTTATTGACAGTTGCTCAATTACACAATATCATACTTTAATAACTTTAAGGAGGGAAAAAATGGGAGATAAAATATGGTTACTCTGGTTTATTTTTGCCGTAATCTTTTCTATTTCTGAAATATTTACTGCAGGATTTTTTCTTATATGTTTCGGAATAGGAGCTGCGGTAGCAGGAATTCTTGCGCTTTTCAAAGTCGGGACGCTCTGGCAATGGGGAAGTTTTATACTTGTTTCTTTGGTTCTTTTCGCCCTTTCGCGAAAATTTGCGGAAAGATGGACTAAGAAACAACCACCCGGCATTGGAGCCGACAGGCTTGTCGGAAAGAACGGGATAGTCCTCGAAACAATAGATAATATGAAAAATACGGGCAGAGTTCGACTTGACAAAGAAGAATGGAGAGCAGACAGCGAAACGGGAGAAATCATCTCCGTAAATAAAAAAGTTAAGGTTATAAAAATAGAAGGGACTCACTTAATAGTAACTCTTCAAAAGGAGGGAGAATAAAATGATAATTCTATATATCATACTGGCGCTTGTAGTTTTTATAGTTGCCGCTACAGGTATAAAAACGGTAAGACCATGGGAAAAGGCTTTAATAGAACGGCTCGGGAAATACCAGCGCACCGTAGGCAGTGGATTAACAATTATAATGCCTTTTCTGGAACAAATGATTAAAGTAGATATGCGGGAACAGGTAGTTGAAGTTCCACCGCAGGGCGTAATCACAAAGGATAACGTCGTTGTAGAAGTTGATGCCGTAGTTTATTATGAAGTTACAGACCCGGTAAAAGTTTCTTATAACGTTGCCGATTTTTATACTGCCGCTACAAAACTTGCTCAAACGAACTTAAGGAATCTTGTTGGCGATTTAGCGCTTGACGAATCGTTGACTTCACGAGAAGTAATAAATACCAAATTGCGTCAGATTCTTGACGATGCAACGGACAAATGGGGAACAAGAGTTACAAGAGTTGAACTTCAGAGAATAGACCCGCCAGCCGATGTTACCGAGGCAATGCACAGACAGATGAAAGCCGAGCGAGAAAAAAGAGCGATGATTCTGGAAGCCGAGGGACATAAACAATCCGCAATCCTTAAAGCAGAAGGGGATGCAATGGCAACAAGAACCGTTGCCGATGCTGAAAGATACAAGAAATTAACCGTAGCAAAGGGAGAAGGCGAAGCTATTCAAACTGTTTTCGGAGCTATTCATGAAGGAAAACCGACAAACGACCTTATTGCGATTAAGTATCTTGAAGCTTTACAGAAAATTTCCGACGGAAAGGCAAATAAAATATTCCTGCCTTACGAAGCTTCCGGAATTCTATCAAGCATAGCAGGTATCGGGGAACTTTTCAAAGAAAAACTTGCTTCGGAAAATAAATTAGAAAACAAAAAAGAAGTGTAATTTTGTTTAAGTATTGAAAACATCTAAAAAAGGGCGAGCCAGCGACTCGCCCTTTTTTTCTTGATTATTATATCCTCTTGTAGAGAACAGGCATGCCTGTTCCATTTTTTGCAGAAACACTTGTCCGCATTGGAGTACGAGCTAAGTGCAGGAGAAACGCTGCTTTTGCTTGGGTAGCTTGGGCTTTTATGCCCAAGTTTGTATTGTAATGACTCGCACCCTTTTTCTTGGTTACTATATCCTTTTGTAGAGACAGATTATAATCTGTCTCTACAACCCAACCAGATCCCGCAAGCATCTTTAGCATTTAACATAAAATAGGATAGGGCATTAAAGCCCTACCTACCCAACTTTTTTTGTATCTTAAAATTGTTAGGAGCATGTATACCGCCCACTTGTTTTTTTATGGAGTGCAAACCTGTCCGCCAATCTTCTTGGTGGAAACGGCGTTTTTGCAATAGATGTTCCAATCTTTGTAGGGGATTTTAATTGTGAAAAATTATACCTTGAAGTAGTAGGTCAGACATTCCTGTCTGACAAAAAATGAATCTCTCACGCCGCAAGCGGCAGGGAATTCCAAGTTAAGCATTCGGGTTAGCGGGTTTGTTCTAAAATCCGGGAACTGAATAAAATCTATTAATTAACTACGGTGCCGATATTTTTACCTTCTACGACTTTTTTCAAATTACCGTGTTCGCTTATATTAAAAACTATAATCGGCAATTTATTTTCCGAGCAAAGAGTAATGGCGGTAAGGTCCATCACTCCGAGTTTTCTTGAGAGGACATCATCATAACTTAATTTCTTATACAGTTTTGCATTTTTATCTTTCTTTGGGTCTGCGGAATACACCCCGTCCACTTTTGTTCCTTTCAGAATTACGTCTGCGCCAATTTCAATGCCTCTCAGCACAGCTCCGGTATCCGTGGTAAAATAAGGATTCCCGGTTCCGCAGGCAAACAAAACGACTCTGCCTTTTTCAAGGTGTCTTATGGCGCGTCTTCTTATATAAGGTTCTGCAACTTTTGACACTTCTATTGCGCTCATAACTCTTGTCGGGATTCCGAGAGATTCAAGTCTGTTCTGGAGAATCAGGCTGTTTGTAACCGTTGAAAGCATCCCGACATAATCCCCAACTACACGGTCAATCTGTAATTTTTTTGCATCTGCAACTCCGCGGAATATGTTTCCGCCGCCGATAACGATAGCAATTTGTTTGGATTGTTTATGAACTTCCGCGATTTCTTTTGTAATTCGCGAAAGCATATCAGGTTCAACGCCGAATCCCTGTTTGCCTGAAAGAATTTCCCCGCTGAGCTTTAATAAAATTCTATGATACATTAATGAAAGTTATATATTATAATCCAATTCTGTCAATAAGTTTTTATTTCATAAAATAGATGTTTCGTTGGTTTATTGTTTGTATAAATTAAAAACCACAGCAAGTAAGTTAAGAATCTTTTTACATCTTTCCAAAAATACATTGACATAATCCTTCTAAATAATTAAATTTCAGATTGCTATAAATGAATATACTTGGAATTTCTGCTTTTTACCACGACTCCGCTGCGGTAATAATCCATAATGGGCAAATTCTTGCAGCCGCTCAGGAAGAAAGGTTCACAAGAAAAAAACACGATTCCTCTTTTCCTGCTAACGCAGTAAAATTCTGTCTGCACTACTCAGGACTTTCTCTTGACGAATTAGACGCAATTGTCTTTTACGACAAACCGTTATTAAAATTTGAACGACTGTTGGAGACTTATTATAACTTCGCCCCTAAAGGAATTGGTTCTTTTTTGCAATCAATCCCGGTATGGACAAAAGAAAAAATGTTTCTTAAGAGAATCATCTTTGAAGAACTTTTGAAAATAGAAAAATACAACAAGAAAAAAGTAAAACTGCTTTTTCCGGAACACCACCTTTCACATTCGGCAAGCGCTTTTTACCCGTCTCCATACAAAGAAGCTGCCATCCTGACGATTGACGGAGTCGGCGAATGGGCAACGGCATCCATCGGAATCGGCAAAGATAATAAAATAGAAATCTTAAAAGAATTAAGATTCCCCCACTCCCTCGGGTTATTGTATTCCGCTTTTACTTATTATTTAGGTTTTGTAGTAAATTCAGGCGAATATAAATTAATGGGACTTGCGCCTTACGGGAACCCTGATTCCAAAGACGTAGAGAAATACATAAAAATAATAAAAGAGAAATTAATTGATATAAAAGAAGACGGTTCAATTCGATTAGACCAAAAATATTTTAGTTATGCGACCGGGCTGAGAATGGTAAACGACAAAGTATGGAAACGATTATTTGGATTTGGAAGACGCCTCCCTGAAGCACAAATAGAACAGCCTCACTGCGACCTTGCTCTTGCCATACAAAAAGTTACGGACGAGATTGTCATACAAATGGCAAAAGAAGCAAAAAAATTAACAGGCGCAAAACATCTCTGCATGGCAGGCGGAGTTGCGTTAAATTGCGTGGCAAACGGAAACCTGTTACGAACAAAAATCTTTAACGACATATTTATACAGCCTGCGGCAGGCGATGCAGGCGGGGCGTTAGGAGCAGCTTTATCCGCGTATTATATTTATTTCGATAAAAAACGAGAACTTACAAGTAAGTTAGATGAAATGCAGGGATCTTACCTTGGACCTGAATTCTCTCAACTTGACATTGAATTAGTCTCCAAAAGATACAAAGCAGTATACCGGAAATTTGAGAATTTCGACAAGTTAGCGAAAGAAGTTGCGGACTTGATTGACAAGGGCAATGCGATTGGATGGTTCCAGGGGAGAATGGAATTCGGTCCGCGCGCGCTTGGGAACCGCAGTATTTTAGGAGATGCCCGTAATTCCCAGATGCAAAAAAAGTTAAACTTGAAAATCAAATACCGCGAAGGGTTCAGACCTTTTGCGCCTTCAGTTCTCGCGGAGGAATGTAAAAAGTTTTTCGAATTGAACATTCATTCACCGTATATGCTTTTAGTGGCGAACGTAAAAAAAGAACACAGAAAAAAGCTGCCCCAAAACTATAATGCCCTGCCTTTAATGAAAAGGTTATACGCTTTGCGTTCGGATGTTCCGGCAATCACACATATTGATTTTTCGGCACGAATCCAGACCGTGCATAAAGAGACGAATGAAAGATACTGGAAGCTTATACAGAAATTCAAAGAAAAAACAGGCTACGGTGTTATAGTTAACACGAGTTTTAACGTAAGGGGAGAGCCCATTGTATGTTCTCCGGAAGATGCTTACAAGTGTTTTATGCGGACCGAAATGGATTACCTGGTGATGGGAGATTATTTATACAAAAAGACCGAACAACCACATTGGCAAGAAAGAAAAGTTTGGGAAAGAACATTTAAATTAGACTAATAATGAAAAAAATATTCAAAATTTTATTATTCACAATTATTATAGTTATCCTATATTCTTTAACAAATTTGATTGAAATAATACTAACAAAAATAAATATAGACATCAAGCTGCTTAGAGGACCACTTACAGCTATAATAATTCTTTTTAGAACGATTTTTATAACCTTCTGGGTATTGGGAGTTAGTTATAATACATTCTGGAATAAAAAGACTTTAAAAAGAAAAAAATCTCTGATACTATGGATTTTAACATTAACTACTTTTTTTATATTCATTAACATTTTTTTACTAGTAATAGATAGAACAAATAAGTTGTACGATTACGCAAAAAAAACATCTTTCAGGTTTGACAAAGATGGATTTAGAATTCCTTTTTCTAATAATGATACAACAATAAAGAGACCTTTATTTTTATTCTTAGGATGCTCTTTTACTTTTGGGGCAGCATGTTTAGCAGAAGAAAGTTTTCCATACCTAGTTTCAGAAGCTACAAAAGGTTATTCAATGAATGCAGGGGTATGTGCGGGTGGACTTGCCCAAATGTTTTTATTATCTGAAGAGTTTATTCCTCGTTATAAGCCTGACTTTGTAGTAGTCCAGTATTCGCCGTGGTTAGCTCAAAGAGCAATAAACATGGAAGCTCCAACTTACCTTACAAAAATACCAGTACCTTATATTTCCAAAACAAAAGATGGTAAAAATGTAATAAGCCGAAAGGTTTTTGATTTCAGGGATTTTGACGTAAAGGTAGAATGCAAGGTAGACAAATTTAAAAGAACAAAAAGAAGCATAACTGATTATACCCATTTTTTGTTTGAAATAGGAATACCCTTATACCTACATAATAGCTACTACATAGTCATGGCAACTACAAAAAAAATATTAGGGGAAATTCCAATGCCCAATAAGGATATCAAAGAGGTAGAGCAATTCGTATATAACGGTATTCATGAGGTATGCAGACAAAATAACAGCAAAATGATTATTCTTAACTTGGGCGACATTCAATATACTGAAAATTCGCATAAGTTAATATTTCCTGATAGTAATATTGTTTTTGCAGAAGCAGATTCTCTTTTACTTTATAGATTAAAATCACCAAATGATTATGATAAGGAATACAAACATTGGTGTTTTAATGGTCATGATTCGGTTATGACAGATGAGCATCCTAACCAGAAGGCACATAAAATAATAACAGAAGCTATACTTAACTCAATTCCCACTCCTTCTACTGCGGAGATATCCAAACAAAAGTCAGACAGGTATGGGGTGGAAGAGAGTAAAGATTAGAATCTCCTTAAAAATGAAGAATTTGTTTAACTTCCTCCTGTTTACAACCATTGTAGTTATCCTATATTTTCTGACTATTTTTATTGAAACCCGATTAGTAAAATTGGGATTGGAAAGAACTTTATTTAGCATACTAATAATCTTCTTTAGAGCGATTATTGTAACGTTCTGGGGTTTAGGAATTACTTATAAAAGGCTCTGGAATAAAAATATTTTAACGAGAAAAAAATCTCTGGCTGTTTGGATTTTAATAGTAATCATTTTTTTTATATTTATCAATGCCTCTTTATTAGTATTCGCAATGACAAATAAATTATATCATTACGTAAAGAAACCATCTTCCGGATGGGAAGGAAAATTATGGCAATCGGATGAAAAACTGGGATTCAGGTCAGTGCCGAATGCAACAGGATTTGAGACTTTTCCGATAGGGGAAAATGTATCAATACGATTTGATAAAAATGGATTTAGAGTCCCGGTTTCTTACGATGATACTACGGAGATGAAAAGACCATTGTTTTTATTTTTGGGATGTTCGTTTACTTTTGGGGCAGCATGTTTAGCAGAAGAAAGTTTTCCGTATCTGGTTTCAGAGGAGACAAAAGGATATTCGATAAATGCGGGTTTGTGCGGAGGCGGACTTGCCCAGATGTTATTGTTATCGAAAGATTTAATACCTCTTTATAAACCTGATTTTGTAGTAGTTCAATATTCGCCGTGGTTAGTTCAAAGGGCAACAAGTATGAGAGTCCCGTCTTTTTGGATTGCAAACATACCTGTGCCTTATGTTTCTCGAACAAAGGGCGGGAAAGATATAATAAGCCCACGGGCTTTTAATTCGAAGACTTTTGACGTAAATATAGATAAATTCAAGAAAACAAAAAAGGGTATAAAAGATTATACTTGCTTTTTATTTGAAATAGGAATACCCTTATACTTGTATAATGGGTACTATACAGTTATAACAATACTAAAAAAAACGTTCGGAATAATCCCAAAGCCGAACAAAGGATTGAAAGACGTTGAGCAATTTGTATATGAAAACATTTATGAAGTTTGCAAACAAAATAACAGTAAAATGATTATTCTTAATTTGGGAGACATTCAATATACTCAAAATTCGCATAAGTTAATATTTCCTGATAGTAATGTTATTTTCGCGGAAGCCGATTCTCTTTTACTTCGAGGGCTAAACTCTCCTGACGATTACAACAAAGAATATAAACACTGGTATTTAAATGGTAAGGGTTCGGTTTTGAAAGACCCGCATCCCAACCAAAAGGCTCATAAAATAATAACAGAAGCTATAGCGAGATGTTCAATGAAAGGAAGGTAACTATGGATTTCTTAAAAGATTTGTGGAATTTCTTAAAGGAAAGAAAAAAATGGTGGCTTTTACCGATTATTATCATATTATTACTTATTGGCATTTTAATTGTAATAGGTGGGAGCAGCGCGGTAGCGCCATTTATTTATACTTTATTTTAATCCAATCATAGCGGGATTTGTTACTTATGAAAAGAGAAAAAAATTTAGAAACAATACTTGTAATATCAACGGGGTTAATAGTAATTTATTCGTTTACCCACGTAAAAACACTTCTCGTAACAGCATTACTATTGAACATAATCGGGCTGTGTTCAAATTTCCTTGCCGGCAAAATAAACTGGTTATGGTTTAAAATAGCGGAATTGTTAGGATTTGTCACCTCAAAAATCTTGTTATCTATCGTATTTTTTGTTCTTCTTTTCCCGATTTCGTTATTATACAGGTTATTCAATAGAAATAATAATATACAATTAAAGAAAACTCGCAAAACTTACTATTTTACGAGAAACCATAAATACACCCCGAAAGATTTGGAAAATGTCTGGTAAAAGACACGCTATCTTCCACTGTTATATAATTTTATCTTTATGATAATTCCAATAATAGTTTTGGTTGTTGTTTTTCTGTCAATTGCAATAAGGCAGGTTGGAAACATCCGGCTTCCTATATGGCTGATAATGTTATCCGGAGCGATTATAGTATTGTTAACGGGACAGATTTCCCCGGCAAATGCGTTAAAATCAATAAACATAGATGTTATACTTTTTCTATTCGGTATGTTTGTCGTAGGACAGGCATTGGAAGAAAGCGGATATTTAGCTCATCTTTCTTATAAATTATTCAGCAAAACAAAATCCGTAGATACGTTGATTTTATCTATTTTATTTGGTATGGGAATAATTTCGGCATTTCTAATGAATGACACTTTAGCCATTATCGGAACACCGGTTGTCCTATTGCTTGCGAAAAAACATAAAATTAACCCAAAATTGTTATTATTGACTCTTGCTTTTGCCGTTACAATCGGAAGCGTTATGAGTCCCATTGGAAACCCGCAAAATCTTTTGATTGCTATTAATGGGAAAATAACAAATTCTTTTGTTGTCTTTTTGAAATACTTATTCTTGCCCACGATTATAAATCTTTTTTTAGCATTTATTCTGTTGAAAGTATTTTATAAAACCTACTTAAACAAAACTCCATTAACTCATATCCGGGAGCCGATAACAGATTTGAAATTATCAAACCTATGTAAGATTTCTTTGTCCATAATTATACTTTTAGTTATTCTTAAGATTCTAACCATTATTCTGAATTTTAGTTTTGATTTCAAACTAACTTATATTGCTTTGATTTCTATGCTTCCTATATTGATATTTAGTGAAAAAAGGATTAAAGTGCTAAAACAAATTGACTGGCATACTCTTGTTTTTTTTGCATCTATGTTTGTTTTAATGCAAAGTGTATGGGACAGCGGATTTTTTCAGAGTATTATAACCAAATCACATATTAACATTTTATCAACGGATATGATTCTAACGATAAGCGTATTATTGAGTCAGTTGATTTCCAACGTTCCACTTGTTGCACTTTACCTGCCTATGCTTGCAGATACGGGAGCCACGACAAAAGCAATGATGGCATTGACTGCAGGGAGCACAATTGCAGGTAATTTATTCATACTCGGAGCCGCAAGCAATGTGATAATAATCCAGAACGCAGAAAAAAAGTATAACGAGACGTTGACTTTTTGGGAATTTGCAAAAATCGGCATTCCATTAACAGGGATTAATATTCTTGTTTACTGGCTGTTTTTAAGGTAGTACCCACGGCTAAAACTCAACTGCTAACAAAATACGTAAAATATATTTTTCCTGACAGACAAGAATGTCTGTCCTACCACAAATAACAAAATGATACAACAATAACTACTACTATGAAAAAAAACATTTTGATTATTCTAAAAACGGTTTTGTCTAAAACAGGAGTTGGTATTTATTTTCTTTCAGCCATTTTCTATGGATTTTATAATCGGGGAATATTGTCTCCACTTTCATCCAGAAACGTTTTGAATGATTTTTCTCCATTATATGAGCAATTTCGTGGGCGACCACATAATCAAGCACTCCCGGTGGAGCCATAATTAATCGCCAATTAAAATTCAGACCGTTTTTACTTCCGCAGGAGCCCCACCTGCTTCCGGCATCCGTTATCCTGATTTTATTGTATTTTAATCCTGTTTGGGAACAATAAAAATCAACACGCCCTGTTATTTTTTGTTTCGCTTGTTCTTTATACCAGAGGATAAAAAGCTCCTTTGCCTTATCAAGTTTATCTCGTGAAAGCAAAAACACGCCTGCAGAGTTTTCAAAAGACAACGGCAGCAAGGGCAATTTTGAATTATCTACAATCTGCAGTTTATAGGTATTGCCTAAATATAAAAAACTTTCGCCGGATATAAATTCTTTTTGTTTTATTAAATGTTTTTGTCGAAGCATAAACTCTTGTTTTTTGGAAATCCACAATCTTTTTTTATATACTAGTTTGTTAATATACTTTTCGCTAACTCTGAGTGGAGCACGAACAATTAAAGTTGAATCGCTGTTTATTTGTAGTTCGATTGTTCTTCTTCTTGAGCGGATGATTTTTGATATTTGAATTTCCATAGGTTTTTTATATAAAACCATTACTTATTATCAATAATAATCTTATAAAGTAAGTTGAGAAGGGATAACAGCGGAAAATGCTTTTTCTCCCTCTAAAATTGCTTCTTTTGCACGAAAAAACTCAAGAGGGGCAACAAACTCAACGGCCGGAGTGATTAAAAAATCCGGCTTGTGTTTTGCCAGCTGAAAATTGGCAATCTCATACTCGGTAACGGATATTGTTTGAAGTAATACGTGAAATATGCTTGGTGTAGAAGTTTTCTTTTTCACAAAATTACTGAACTGAGCAACCGGTTTTAAAGATGCGGCAAAATTGCCTAAACGGGTATTTATTATTTGAGAGTTGCTTTTTTTTGCCGGAGTTTTTTTTGTTTTATCATCCATTCTAATGTAACTCCGCATATTCTTTTGTGGAGCCGACAGAACGTTTACTGCAATTACAATATCTGCGCCCATCTTAAGAACGGCGCTCACAGGAACAGGGTTTACAAGTCCCCCATCTACCAGAAGTTTTTGATTGTATTCGACAGGGGTAAATATGCCGGGGATAGAGATACTTGCCCTGAGCGCATTAAGCAAAGAGCCTTTTGTGATTACAATCTCTTCTCCCGTCACAATATTAGAAGATATTGCAGCAAATGGGATACGAAGGTCTTCAATGTTTTGCCTGCCGATTATAGATTCAATAAAATTAATTACTCTTTGCCCATCAATTAATCCGGAATATGACATTGTCGGGGTAAAAAGAGCAAGCGTTTTTTTTATATCTATATTCAGGGCTATTTCTTCTATTTCTTCCCCACTGATTCCCGAAGCATACATTGCGCCTATAAGCGCCCCGATACTTGTTCCTGCAATAAAATCTATGGGGATTTTTTGTTTATCAATCGCCTTAAGAACCCCAATATGGGCAAGTCCTTTCGCCACCCCGGAACCCAAAACGAGACCTACTTTTTTCATAGTATAGGAATGTAAGGCGGAGACAGGGGAAAGTCAAGGGGAAAAAGTAGGCAGCAGGAAGTAGGTAGTAGATAGGGGAAAACCGAGTAGAAAGAATGAAAAAAGTGAAGAGAGTTTAGAGTAAAGAGTTAAAAGTAGAGAGCACCAAAAAATAACATAAAGATAAAAAAACAGATTGAAACCACGAGATTACACAAGATTTTCACAGATTACAAAAAATAGAATACAGATATTAGCCACGGATTTACACGGATACAAAAAAATTGAGAGAGTTTACCTACCTTCAGCAGCAAGTGCTTACCACAAAAAAAGAAAGAGGGCTAGTCAACGGCTCGCCCCTTCCTGTGTATCTAAAGAAAAATGATATCTATCGACAGACAAGAATCCTCCAA
Above is a genomic segment from bacterium containing:
- a CDS encoding SprT family zinc-dependent metalloprotease; amino-acid sequence: MEIQISKIIRSRRRTIELQINSDSTLIVRAPLRVSEKYINKLVYKKRLWISKKQEFMLRQKHLIKQKEFISGESFLYLGNTYKLQIVDNSKLPLLPLSFENSAGVFLLSRDKLDKAKELFILWYKEQAKQKITGRVDFYCSQTGLKYNKIRITDAGSRWGSCGSKNGLNFNWRLIMAPPGVLDYVVAHEIAHIMEKNHSKRFWMKVETIFPDYKIHRKWLKENKYQLLF
- a CDS encoding anion transporter → MIIPIIVLVVVFLSIAIRQVGNIRLPIWLIMLSGAIIVLLTGQISPANALKSINIDVILFLFGMFVVGQALEESGYLAHLSYKLFSKTKSVDTLILSILFGMGIISAFLMNDTLAIIGTPVVLLLAKKHKINPKLLLLTLAFAVTIGSVMSPIGNPQNLLIAINGKITNSFVVFLKYLFLPTIINLFLAFILLKVFYKTYLNKTPLTHIREPITDLKLSNLCKISLSIIILLVILKILTIILNFSFDFKLTYIALISMLPILIFSEKRIKVLKQIDWHTLVFFASMFVLMQSVWDSGFFQSIITKSHINILSTDMILTISVLLSQLISNVPLVALYLPMLADTGATTKAMMALTAGSTIAGNLFILGAASNVIIIQNAEKKYNETLTFWEFAKIGIPLTGINILVYWLFLR
- a CDS encoding patatin-like phospholipase family protein, with protein sequence MKKVGLVLGSGVAKGLAHIGVLKAIDKQKIPIDFIAGTSIGALIGAMYASGISGEEIEEIALNIDIKKTLALFTPTMSYSGLIDGQRVINFIESIIGRQNIEDLRIPFAAISSNIVTGEEIVITKGSLLNALRASISIPGIFTPVEYNQKLLVDGGLVNPVPVSAVLKMGADIVIAVNVLSAPQKNMRSYIRMDDKTKKTPAKKSNSQIINTRLGNFAASLKPVAQFSNFVKKKTSTPSIFHVLLQTISVTEYEIANFQLAKHKPDFLITPAVEFVAPLEFFRAKEAILEGEKAFSAVIPSQLTL